A part of Ammospiza caudacuta isolate bAmmCau1 chromosome 5, bAmmCau1.pri, whole genome shotgun sequence genomic DNA contains:
- the DEPDC4 gene encoding DEP domain-containing protein 4 isoform X1, translating to MAGYLTPRFRRIRSQSELQPRRGSGWRRECDGPFQATRLWNSIIHALHNQVEIKRRRQHLKTYRNCFTGSNAVDVVLSHLMQSMYLSCNDISRLKGVRVCQALMDHKVFEPVGAKLYLFKNGKETEFEDTDTSLYRFVNSSLDPLLPRKNKDNESLSPEQICKQKTKRCSKKRGTTLSNPLALEAADKKRIEELLQSIHVHASLPPKIMVNEPTRLLSKGVIEDVWKQQALLRLLQLIDVPLLEDILVSSVKTKSDSFGKEEDMIISNTFLDREVACSLNLPELDTWLYAAIECLEYFPDQFLVMVSQQLSESTDNPSSLNTYKKILFDVIMKYYNQKKDSLLATQDFDIHSGVMELIEKGKTDQALEALQLYLKLLAPNISEELHRLLTFLAIASESEGYRLQKQFENRFVIIKTCTKFILQNRTLSRAQAELLTQFLMDNHAELFKAPLTLLELTSRRLQSLLEGQDPDINSGFTFCQRITAKEYEDQKQQTNQYLLALVQEIDNDPTVPLKQKKKLIKEFRKYHSFVYCSGCKTTCEFCTPNG from the exons ATGGCGGGGTATTTGACTCCGCGCTTCAGGAGGATCCGCAGCCAGAGCGAGTTGCAGCCGCGCCGGGGGAGCGGGTGGCGCCGAG AGTGCGATGGTCCTTTTCAAGCAACTCGGCTGTGGAATAGTATTATACATGCCCTTCACAATCAAGTGGAAATCAAAAGACGTAGACAACACCTGAAAACATACAGAAACTGTTTCACTGGCTCCAATGCTGTTGATGTGGTACTGAGCCATCTTATGCAAAGCATGTACCTAAGCTGCAATGACATCTCTCGGCTGAAGGGGGTCCGTGTATGCCAAGCATTGATGGATCACAAAGTGTTTGAGCCAGTTGGAGCCAAGCTTTACTTATTCAAGAATGGGAAGGAAACAGAGTTTGAAGACACGGACACTAGTCTCTATAGATTTGTAAACAGCAGTCTTGATCCTCTTCTTCCAAGAAAGAATAAGGACAATGAAAGCTTATCTCCTGAGCAAATCtgcaagcagaaaacaaagcGATGTTCCAA AAAGCGTGGCACAACACTTTCAAACCCCTTAGCATTGGAAGCAGCTGATAAAAAGAGAATTGAGGAGCTTCTTCAGTCAATACATGTTCATGCATCTTTACCTCCAAAGATCATGGTTAATGAACCAACTCGCCTGCTTTCAAAAGGAG TAATAGAAGATGTCTGGAAACAGCAAGCTCTGCTACGACTGCTGCAGTTAATTGATGTTCCCCTTCTAGAAGATATCTTGGTGTCTTCAGTGAAGACAAAATCAGACAGTTTTGGCAAAGAAGAAGACATGATTATATCAAATACTTTCCTGGACAGAGAGGTTGCATGTAGCTTAAACTTGCCCGA gcTTGACACATGGCTCTATGCTGCAATTGAATGCTTGGAGTATTTTCCTGACCAATTCCTAGTGATGGTTAGTCAGCAGTTATCTGAAAGCACTGACAACCCCAGCAGTCTGAATACATACAAGAAGATTCTTTTTGATGTTATTATGAAGTATTACAATCAAAAGAAGGACTCTCTTCTTGCCACTCAGGATTTTGATATCCATTCAGGAGTTATGGAACTTATAG aaaaaggaaaaacagatcAAGCTCTGGAGGCATTAcaactttatttaaaattattagcACCAAATATCAGTGAAGAACTTCACAGGCTCCTTACATTCCTAGCCATTGCATCAGAATCTGAGGGCTACAGATTGCAAAAACAA TTTGAGAACAGATTTGTGATCATCAAGACTTGTACAAAGTTCATCTTGCAAAACAGGACCCTGTCAAGAGCGCAGGCAGAACTGCTGACTCAGTTTCTGATGGACAATCACGCCGAGCTCTTCAAG GCTCCTTTAACTCTTCTGGAACTAACGAGTAGGAGACTTCAGAGTTTGCTAGAAGGGCAAGATCCAGATATCAATTCAG GCTTCACCTTCTGTCAGCGCATTACAGCTAAAGAATATGAAGATCAAAAGCAACAAACCAATCAGTATCTTCTAGCACTGGTTCAAGAGATAGACAATGACCCTACTGTTCCTTTgaagcaaaagaagaaattaatcaaAGAATTCCGAAAATACCATTCTTTTGTCTACTGTAGTGGTTGTAAAACTACATGTGAATTTTGTACTCCAAATGGTTAG
- the DEPDC4 gene encoding DEP domain-containing protein 4 isoform X2, which produces MQSMYLSCNDISRLKGVRVCQALMDHKVFEPVGAKLYLFKNGKETEFEDTDTSLYRFVNSSLDPLLPRKNKDNESLSPEQICKQKTKRCSKKRGTTLSNPLALEAADKKRIEELLQSIHVHASLPPKIMVNEPTRLLSKGVIEDVWKQQALLRLLQLIDVPLLEDILVSSVKTKSDSFGKEEDMIISNTFLDREVACSLNLPELDTWLYAAIECLEYFPDQFLVMVSQQLSESTDNPSSLNTYKKILFDVIMKYYNQKKDSLLATQDFDIHSGVMELIEKGKTDQALEALQLYLKLLAPNISEELHRLLTFLAIASESEGYRLQKQFENRFVIIKTCTKFILQNRTLSRAQAELLTQFLMDNHAELFKAPLTLLELTSRRLQSLLEGQDPDINSGFTFCQRITAKEYEDQKQQTNQYLLALVQEIDNDPTVPLKQKKKLIKEFRKYHSFVYCSGCKTTCEFCTPNG; this is translated from the exons ATGCAAAGCATGTACCTAAGCTGCAATGACATCTCTCGGCTGAAGGGGGTCCGTGTATGCCAAGCATTGATGGATCACAAAGTGTTTGAGCCAGTTGGAGCCAAGCTTTACTTATTCAAGAATGGGAAGGAAACAGAGTTTGAAGACACGGACACTAGTCTCTATAGATTTGTAAACAGCAGTCTTGATCCTCTTCTTCCAAGAAAGAATAAGGACAATGAAAGCTTATCTCCTGAGCAAATCtgcaagcagaaaacaaagcGATGTTCCAA AAAGCGTGGCACAACACTTTCAAACCCCTTAGCATTGGAAGCAGCTGATAAAAAGAGAATTGAGGAGCTTCTTCAGTCAATACATGTTCATGCATCTTTACCTCCAAAGATCATGGTTAATGAACCAACTCGCCTGCTTTCAAAAGGAG TAATAGAAGATGTCTGGAAACAGCAAGCTCTGCTACGACTGCTGCAGTTAATTGATGTTCCCCTTCTAGAAGATATCTTGGTGTCTTCAGTGAAGACAAAATCAGACAGTTTTGGCAAAGAAGAAGACATGATTATATCAAATACTTTCCTGGACAGAGAGGTTGCATGTAGCTTAAACTTGCCCGA gcTTGACACATGGCTCTATGCTGCAATTGAATGCTTGGAGTATTTTCCTGACCAATTCCTAGTGATGGTTAGTCAGCAGTTATCTGAAAGCACTGACAACCCCAGCAGTCTGAATACATACAAGAAGATTCTTTTTGATGTTATTATGAAGTATTACAATCAAAAGAAGGACTCTCTTCTTGCCACTCAGGATTTTGATATCCATTCAGGAGTTATGGAACTTATAG aaaaaggaaaaacagatcAAGCTCTGGAGGCATTAcaactttatttaaaattattagcACCAAATATCAGTGAAGAACTTCACAGGCTCCTTACATTCCTAGCCATTGCATCAGAATCTGAGGGCTACAGATTGCAAAAACAA TTTGAGAACAGATTTGTGATCATCAAGACTTGTACAAAGTTCATCTTGCAAAACAGGACCCTGTCAAGAGCGCAGGCAGAACTGCTGACTCAGTTTCTGATGGACAATCACGCCGAGCTCTTCAAG GCTCCTTTAACTCTTCTGGAACTAACGAGTAGGAGACTTCAGAGTTTGCTAGAAGGGCAAGATCCAGATATCAATTCAG GCTTCACCTTCTGTCAGCGCATTACAGCTAAAGAATATGAAGATCAAAAGCAACAAACCAATCAGTATCTTCTAGCACTGGTTCAAGAGATAGACAATGACCCTACTGTTCCTTTgaagcaaaagaagaaattaatcaaAGAATTCCGAAAATACCATTCTTTTGTCTACTGTAGTGGTTGTAAAACTACATGTGAATTTTGTACTCCAAATGGTTAG